Proteins found in one Lycium ferocissimum isolate CSIRO_LF1 chromosome 6, AGI_CSIRO_Lferr_CH_V1, whole genome shotgun sequence genomic segment:
- the LOC132060895 gene encoding uncharacterized protein LOC132060895: MAVLEELPVKQRAPKGNIIERLLSDCPLENARSWTRESNVTSGHFIQRIRLYYGVKIGYASGGFAAVCMSYLNTNLIIIASLPHNFRIQLPNRSLNLHLPIATCHLQDYSACNSVVVNLDVVEPSSNQQHQHQVCAFGPILCHFLLIFTLCR, encoded by the exons ATGGCTGTATTGGAAGAGCTGCCCGTAAAGCAGAGAGCTCCAAAAGGCAACATTATTGAGCGATTGTTATCCGACTGCCCACTGGAAAATGCCCGCTCATGGACCAGG GAGTCCAACGTCACCAGTGGCCATTTTATCCAAAGAATTCGATTATACTATGGCGTCAAAATTGGATACGCCAGTGGAGGTTTCGCTGCTGTGTGCATGTCATACTTGAATACCAATTTGATAATAATTGCATCCTTGCCCCATAACTTTCGGATTCAGCTTCCAAACAGATCCTTAAATTTGCATTTGCCAATTGCAACGTGTCATCTTCAGGATTATTCGGCTTGCAACTCGGTTGTAGTTAATTTGGATGTGGTTGAACCATCTtccaaccaacaacatcaacatcaggTTTGTGCTTTTGGACCAATTCTTTGTCATTTTCTTCTCATATTTACTCTGTGCCGTTAA
- the LOC132060896 gene encoding uncharacterized protein LOC132060896, which translates to MAMNTELSSSETKEEEVMLEIKGDDNIQDSETKTISTVELIEPTLESPSEGGTSTAEAHEKSGNLKLKASEENSTRSIGSTEVQMMLLSLLLAVTVFIAGGAYAALLNFHEVFSNTEHVKTVNLSIFEILTFPSGTTEGFLFLSATTAAFMTSMSVIWYALCLICGRWTSLATLSLFVIAAMCLAMFLSFFAMLNKLVPHFVTVGGGHAKVPEAWIVVFYSIYMMVLIPTILAFIVQRVIHGLWYM; encoded by the exons ATGGCTATGAACACTGAGCTGTCCTCCTCTGAaaccaaagaagaagaagtgatgcTGGAAATAAAGGGTGATGACAACATTCAAGACAGTGAG ACAAAAACAATAAGTACAGTTGAACTCATAGAGCCCACCTTAGAGTCGCCTAGTGAAGGTGGCACAAGCACTGCAGAAGCCCACGAAAAGTCTGGCAATCTGAAATTGAAAGCATCAGAGGAAAATTCTACAAGATCAATAGGCAGTACTGAAGTTCAAATGATGCTATTGTCGCTATTGTTAGCGGTAACGGTGTTTATTGCAGGAGGGGCATATGCAGCTctccttaattttcatgaagttTTTTCTAACACGGAGCATGTTAAGACTGTGAACCTTAGCATCTTTGAGATTTTGACATTTCCAAGTGGTACAACAGAAGGCTTTCTTTTCCTTAGTGCAACAACAGCAGCTTTCATGACAAGTATGTCGGTAATTTGGTATGCCTTGTGCCTGATCTGTGGGAGATGGACTTCTTTGGCCACTTTGTCGTTGTTTGTAATAGCGGCAATGTGTCTTGCAATGTTTCTTAGTTTTTTTGCTATGTTGAATAAGCTTGTTCCCCACTTCGTCACAGTAGGTGGAGGCCATGCCAAAGTTCCAGAAGCTTGGATTGTAGTATTCTACAGTATATACATGATGGTTCTTATACCTACGATACTGGCATTTATTGTTCAAAGGGTAATTCATGGACTTTGGTACATGTAA